The Tripterygium wilfordii isolate XIE 37 chromosome 4, ASM1340144v1, whole genome shotgun sequence genome has a window encoding:
- the LOC119997642 gene encoding probable phospholipase A2 homolog 1 — protein sequence MLMDAGVFNPTRASAVFAFFFIFFVAAHSASNDSQVKCSRTCVAENCDSVGIRYGKYCGVGWTGCPGEKPCDDVDACCKIHDECVEKKGLTNIKCHEKFKRCIKKVQKSGKVGFSRDCPYEKAVPTMVQGMDMAILFSQFGNPKIEL from the exons ATGCTGATGGATGCGGGTGTATTTAATCCAACACGCGCCTCCGCAGTATtcgccttcttcttcatcttcttcgtcgCCGCGCACAGCGCCTCTAATGATTCCCAG GTCAAATGTAGCAGAACTTGTGTTGCGGAGAACTGTGATT CGGTTGGAATTCGGTATGGGAAGTACTGTGGAGTAGGATGGACCGGATGTCCGGGAGAAAAGCCGTGCGATGATGTCGATGCTTGTTGTAAGATTCATGATGAATGCGTGGAGAAGAAAG GTTTGACTAATATTAAATGCCATGAGAAGTTTAAGAGGTGCataaagaaagtgcaaaaaTCTGGGAAGGTCGGATTTTCTCGGGATTGTCCGTACGAGAAAGCTGTTCCTACTATGGTACAGGGAATGGATATGGCCATTTTATTCAGTCAATTCGGTAACCCTAAGATTGAACTTTAA